In the genome of Anaerolineae bacterium, the window TGGCCAATCCTGACGATAACTGGGACCTGTACTTGGTCAACAGTGATGGCCGCCAGGCGCGTCGTTTAACTACCGGCCCGGCCATTGATGGTCTGCCTACCTGGTCTCCCGACGGCGAATGGCTCGCTTTCCTCTCCAACCGGGGCGGAGTTTGGGGTATCTGGCTATTGCATGTAAATAGCGGCCAGGTGCATCAAGTGGTCAGCCTGCCAGAGGCAATCTTTATCCCCGCCGAACGTCCCCCCTACGGGCTGCGAAATTGGTGGGATGAGCAGTTAAGTTGGAGCAGATAAATTAATGGGTTTAGCCACTATCAATTGAGTCCTGTCCCCCAAAGTTTTCCCGGGCCGGGTCGTTGTCTCCTCCCCAAAACCAAAAGCTGTTATTTGTTGGCAGCCTTGATTTTTAGAACCCTTAAAGTTGGTTATGTCCCCATCTTGATAATTAACCCTACAGTTTGACGTATTCACCAATCTGTGATATGTTCAATACAATTGAATACTTTTTAGTTTTGCAATGGGACATCTGTGATGTGTTTTTCCACCTTTCTGGCGATTTTCTTCAGGTGCTCTTACTCTCTAGCGCGGTGAGTATTGCCCATTTGGAACACTAAAGAGTACCGGAAAGCGCCGCAGAGAATCATCAGATGGGTTGGAAGAATAGATATATTCAAGGTTAATTAAACCACAAACTGTAAGGAGTGTTTGCTCCAAAATGGTTTGTGGTTTTTTGATTTGAGGGGGACGTTGGCTGAAACCCCCTATAACTTTACTTTTAATTGTTTGTAAAGAAAGGATTCTTAGAATGCAAGGCAATAAACTTTATGTAGGGAATCTGAGTTACGCGACCACCAGTGATGAATTGGCCGAATTGTTTGCCGGCTATGGCGAAGTCAAACAGGTCAACATCATTGAGGGGAAGGGTTTTGGCTTTGTGGAAATGTCCAGTCAAGCCGAAGCCGAACAGGCCAAGGAAGCCTTGAACGGCACCGAGTTCAAAGGCCGCAATTTGCGGATTGATGAAGCGCGTCCGCCCCGAGAAAGGAGAGATAATAGGCCCCCCAGAAGAGGCGGCGGCGGCCCGCGCAGATACTAAAAGATTGGCCAGAGATTAGGTTTTTAAAAAATAGGTAGGTCAAACGCGCCTATTGAATTGTAATAGAGTTTAGGAGATAGAACAATGGTTCAAGCAGAAAATGGGAATACGGTTAAGGTTCACTATACCGGGAAATTGGAGGATGGCACCGTATTTGACACGTCCGTTGACCGTGATCCTCTCCAATTTACTATTGGCAGAGGGCAAATTATTCCGGGCTTTGAAGAAGCCGTGATTGGCATGAGCCTGGGCGAATCAAAAACCGAAACCATCCCGCCGGATAAAGCCTACGGCCCACACCATGCAGAATTAATGTTAACCCTAAACCGAAACCAAATCCCCACCCACTTGACCCCAGAAATTGGCCAGCGGTTAGAAATTCACCAACCGGATGGGCAAACCATTGGCGTTACGGTCAGCGAGATTTCAGAAAAAAATATCACCCTAGACGCCAACCATCCCCTGGCCGGCCAGGAATTGACATTTGATATTGAACTTCTGGAGGTTACCTGATTATTTTACCAAGCTGATTAACCAGCCTGGTTGAAAAGTGTCCCGATGGGCTTAGTGCCCATCGGGAATTTTTTGGGGCGGGATGTTGTGCAAAAATGGATTGGCGGCGTCCCTGGGAGAGACCATGGGGGATTCCACCCCCCAGGGCAGCGCAATGTCGGGATCATTCCAGGCAATGCCGTACTCGTCCT includes:
- a CDS encoding RNA-binding protein: MQGNKLYVGNLSYATTSDELAELFAGYGEVKQVNIIEGKGFGFVEMSSQAEAEQAKEALNGTEFKGRNLRIDEARPPRERRDNRPPRRGGGGPRRY
- a CDS encoding peptidylprolyl isomerase produces the protein MVQAENGNTVKVHYTGKLEDGTVFDTSVDRDPLQFTIGRGQIIPGFEEAVIGMSLGESKTETIPPDKAYGPHHAELMLTLNRNQIPTHLTPEIGQRLEIHQPDGQTIGVTVSEISEKNITLDANHPLAGQELTFDIELLEVT